From the Elusimicrobiota bacterium genome, one window contains:
- the lpxA gene encoding acyl-ACP--UDP-N-acetylglucosamine O-acyltransferase, which translates to MSDIHPSAVIHPSAKIDPTAVIGPGAVIGEDAVIGAGTVVGAHAVVEFAALGKNNRLSPGCFVGTPPQDVKYAGERTRLTMGDNNVVREAVTLNRATPATGMTRIGSNCMFMAYSHVAHDCQIGNNVILVNSVALAGHVHIGDNAILGGLCAVHQFTRIGRFCMAGGGSMIGKDLPPFCLCQGDRARVRGLNLVGLRRAGFSRDAITAVKRAYKTLFLAGLRLEEALASLKAEKPGPEVLELLSFIETPTKRGVMRAASRVRASEDEDVSV; encoded by the coding sequence ATGAGCGACATCCACCCTTCCGCCGTCATCCATCCCAGCGCGAAGATCGACCCCACGGCCGTCATCGGCCCCGGCGCCGTCATCGGCGAGGACGCCGTCATCGGCGCGGGGACCGTCGTCGGCGCCCACGCCGTCGTGGAGTTCGCCGCCCTGGGGAAGAACAACCGCCTCTCGCCCGGCTGCTTCGTCGGAACCCCTCCGCAGGACGTCAAATACGCCGGCGAGCGCACGCGCCTGACGATGGGCGACAACAACGTCGTGCGCGAAGCCGTAACCCTCAACCGCGCGACCCCCGCCACCGGGATGACGAGGATCGGGTCCAACTGCATGTTCATGGCCTACTCCCACGTGGCCCACGACTGCCAGATCGGCAACAACGTCATCCTCGTGAACTCGGTCGCGCTGGCCGGCCACGTCCACATCGGCGACAACGCCATCCTCGGAGGGCTCTGCGCGGTGCACCAGTTCACGCGCATCGGGCGCTTCTGCATGGCCGGCGGCGGCTCGATGATCGGCAAGGACCTCCCCCCCTTCTGCCTATGCCAGGGCGACCGCGCCCGCGTGCGCGGCCTCAACCTCGTGGGACTGCGCCGGGCCGGCTTCTCCCGCGACGCGATCACGGCCGTCAAGCGGGCCTATAAGACCCTCTTCCTCGCGGGCCTGCGCCTCGAAGAGGCTCTCGCGTCGCTCAAAGCGGAGAAGCCGGGACCCGAGGTCCTGGAGCTCCTCTCCTTCATCGAGACTCCGACCAAGCGCGGCGTCATGCGGGCCGCTTCCCGCGTCCGCGCGAGCGAGGACGAGGACGTGTCTGTTTAG
- a CDS encoding Gfo/Idh/MocA family oxidoreductase, translated as MTKDKTRFAVIGAGRIGAHHARILSQHPDTELVAVCDQNIWRAQLTAWRTGALAYRDYRQVLDQIDAAVIAVPTTKHHEISMTAMEKGIHCLIEKPLAATIEQAKELVASSEKNNVVLQVGHVERFNPAVLKAIEFVRQPRYITVERLGPYDPRIADVGVVLDLMIHDLDILLTLVGSEIENIEAVGASLFSKHEDIANVRVRFKNGCIADVTASRISLKRCRKIRIFQESSYISLDYMNASLQVCRKKADVIKTLQDVDVHEPKLAKSEPLRNEMDHFLDCVRHNRKPWPSGEHGMEALKLALQITDELEKYELAGHAGSRSFFPSWVGGLGKIAETVSKQVLG; from the coding sequence ATGACGAAGGACAAGACCCGCTTCGCCGTCATCGGCGCCGGACGCATCGGCGCGCATCACGCCCGCATCCTCAGCCAGCATCCGGACACGGAGCTGGTGGCCGTCTGCGACCAGAACATCTGGCGCGCCCAGCTCACCGCCTGGCGCACGGGCGCCCTCGCCTACCGCGACTACCGGCAGGTCCTCGACCAGATCGACGCCGCCGTCATCGCGGTCCCGACCACCAAGCACCACGAGATCAGCATGACGGCCATGGAGAAGGGCATCCACTGCCTCATCGAGAAACCGCTCGCGGCCACCATCGAGCAGGCCAAAGAGCTCGTGGCCTCCTCCGAGAAGAACAACGTGGTCCTCCAGGTCGGCCACGTCGAGCGCTTCAACCCCGCCGTCCTCAAAGCCATCGAGTTCGTGCGCCAGCCGCGCTACATCACCGTCGAGCGCCTCGGCCCCTACGACCCGCGCATCGCGGACGTGGGCGTCGTCCTCGACCTCATGATCCACGACCTCGACATCCTGCTCACGCTCGTCGGCTCGGAGATCGAGAACATCGAGGCCGTGGGCGCGAGCCTCTTCTCCAAGCACGAAGACATCGCCAACGTCCGCGTGCGGTTCAAGAACGGCTGCATCGCGGACGTCACCGCCAGCCGCATCTCGCTGAAGCGCTGCCGGAAGATCCGCATCTTCCAGGAGAGCAGCTACATCTCGCTCGATTACATGAACGCCTCCCTGCAGGTCTGCCGGAAGAAGGCCGACGTCATCAAGACCCTCCAGGACGTGGACGTCCATGAACCCAAACTGGCCAAGTCCGAACCCCTTCGCAACGAGATGGACCATTTCCTCGACTGCGTGCGTCACAACCGCAAGCCCTGGCCCTCCGGGGAGCACGGGATGGAGGCGTTGAAGCTCGCCCTGCAGATCACCGACGAGCTCGAGAAATACGAGCTCGCCGGACACGCCGGCTCGCGCTCGTTCTTCCCCAGCTGGGTGGGCGGTCTCGGAAAGATCGCGGAAACCGTCTCAAAACAGGTGCTCGGCTAG
- the lpxC gene encoding UDP-3-O-acyl-N-acetylglucosamine deacetylase translates to MNDRPDCQTTLRESVTLEGIGLHTGNSSRITFRPAPPNAGIRFFRSDLPGSPMIPARLGFVVATVRGTNLGLGDAKVHTVEHALAALTGLGIDNADVDVTANEPPALDGSAMPYFQALMKAGLQRFPENPKRYLHLPGEVVYEDKGSIYRAVPAEHFEISATLLHDHPLVPEFKMTVRPTPETFASEIASARTFCFEHEIAFLRELGLAQGGSLDNAVVICRDRIMASEGGLRFPDEFVRHKVLDLIGDLTLIGRPLFRMRIEALRPGHAHNIEFARLLNEAAMRMRGRVPAAGRPA, encoded by the coding sequence ATGAACGACCGTCCCGACTGCCAGACCACCCTGCGCGAAAGCGTCACCCTGGAGGGCATCGGGCTGCACACGGGGAACTCCTCGCGCATCACCTTCCGTCCGGCCCCCCCCAACGCGGGGATCCGCTTCTTCCGCTCCGACCTTCCGGGCTCTCCGATGATCCCCGCCCGTCTGGGCTTCGTCGTCGCCACCGTGCGCGGGACCAACCTCGGCCTCGGGGACGCCAAGGTGCACACCGTCGAACACGCCCTCGCGGCCCTCACGGGCCTGGGCATCGACAACGCGGACGTCGACGTCACCGCCAACGAGCCGCCGGCCCTCGACGGCTCCGCGATGCCCTACTTCCAGGCCCTCATGAAAGCCGGCCTCCAGCGCTTCCCCGAGAACCCCAAGCGCTACCTCCACCTCCCCGGAGAAGTCGTCTACGAGGACAAGGGCTCGATCTACCGCGCCGTCCCCGCCGAGCACTTCGAGATCTCGGCGACGCTTCTCCACGACCATCCGCTCGTCCCCGAGTTCAAGATGACGGTCCGCCCGACCCCGGAGACCTTCGCCTCCGAGATCGCCTCCGCCCGAACCTTCTGCTTCGAGCATGAGATCGCCTTCCTGCGGGAGCTCGGCCTCGCCCAGGGCGGGAGCCTCGACAACGCCGTCGTCATCTGCCGCGACCGCATCATGGCCAGCGAGGGCGGCCTGCGCTTCCCCGACGAGTTCGTCCGCCACAAGGTGCTCGACCTCATCGGCGACCTGACCCTCATCGGGCGGCCGCTCTTCCGCATGCGCATCGAGGCGCTGCGGCCGGGCCACGCCCATAACATCGAGTTCGCCCGCCTCCTCAACGAGGCCGCCATGCGCATGCGCGGCCGCGTGCCGGCCGCGGGGAGACCGGCGTGA
- the lpxI gene encoding UDP-2,3-diacylglucosamine diphosphatase LpxI (LpxI, functionally equivalent to LpxH, replaces it in LPS biosynthesis in a minority of bacteria.) gives MGERLGLIAGSGRFPLLVAEQARRAGLEVVALGLPGVTDPALEALVFRLEFFKLGQIDAPVRYLRESGVKKAVMAGKVQHASLFGGVLPDLRAVRLLAGLKDKRTDTVLGAIADEFKKEGIELISSAAYLGHLLPEEGVLSRRKPSAEESADALLGWKAAKALAGFDVGQSVAVQGGAVVAVEGMEGTDAMIARAGEIARSHGRAPRLTLVKVAKPKQDFRFDLPVVGLDTLASLRGAGAVHLCLEARKTLIFDRPEFLRGADEMGLSIAAVSEDTVEKGGRT, from the coding sequence ATGGGAGAACGGCTCGGCCTCATCGCCGGTTCGGGGCGCTTCCCCCTGCTCGTCGCCGAACAGGCGCGCCGTGCCGGCCTGGAGGTCGTCGCGCTGGGGCTCCCCGGCGTGACCGACCCCGCGCTCGAAGCGCTCGTCTTCCGCCTGGAGTTCTTCAAGCTCGGACAGATCGACGCTCCTGTCCGCTATCTTCGCGAGAGCGGCGTGAAGAAGGCCGTGATGGCCGGGAAGGTCCAGCATGCCTCCCTCTTCGGCGGGGTCCTGCCCGACCTGCGCGCGGTGCGTCTGCTCGCCGGCCTCAAGGACAAGCGCACCGACACCGTCCTGGGCGCGATCGCCGACGAGTTCAAGAAGGAGGGCATCGAGCTCATCTCTTCGGCCGCCTACCTCGGCCACCTGCTGCCCGAGGAAGGCGTCCTCAGCCGCCGCAAGCCCTCCGCCGAAGAGAGCGCCGACGCCCTCCTCGGCTGGAAGGCGGCGAAGGCGCTGGCGGGCTTCGACGTCGGCCAGAGCGTCGCCGTGCAGGGCGGCGCCGTCGTCGCCGTCGAGGGGATGGAGGGCACCGACGCGATGATCGCCCGCGCCGGCGAGATCGCCCGCAGCCACGGCCGAGCGCCGCGCCTGACCCTCGTGAAGGTGGCCAAGCCGAAACAGGATTTCCGCTTCGACCTGCCGGTCGTTGGACTGGACACGCTCGCCTCCCTGCGGGGAGCCGGGGCCGTCCACCTCTGCCTCGAGGCGCGCAAGACCCTCATCTTCGACCGCCCCGAGTTCCTGCGCGGAGCCGACGAGATGGGGCTGTCCATCGCCGCCGTCTCCGAGGATACCGTCGAGAAGGGAGGCCGCACATGA
- the lpxB gene encoding lipid-A-disaccharide synthase, with protein sequence MRLLVVAGDPSGDLYGSLLLRALKTRRSDLRVDAVGGALMRAAAEETGGEFLHDLAGMGLTGFVEPLRRIPHLFALRRTLAARMRTERPDALVVIDYYGFNRHVLAAGRDAGVKTLYYVSPQVWASRPGRIRVLRGLVDRMIVIFPFEEELYRAQGVPVTWVGHPLLDLLPAPRDPDASGDGTLRLGLLPGSRASELARHLPVLLPAAERVLKSFPRSELSVFAAPQAPDALYTPHLAAFERRTGRAVRLVRDRAYAERARLDLALCSSGTATLENALLGVPMVVVYRLSWPTYALARALVHVRNIAMANLLAGRTLVPELIQHEATPERIADAALDLLAEPRRLAALRRELAALREKLGGPGATGRAAAAVLEAAVGPAPAREEVRA encoded by the coding sequence ATGAGGCTTCTCGTCGTCGCCGGCGACCCCTCGGGAGACCTCTACGGCTCCCTGCTCTTGCGCGCCCTGAAGACGCGCCGCTCCGACCTGCGCGTGGACGCGGTCGGCGGCGCGCTCATGCGCGCGGCGGCCGAGGAGACCGGCGGAGAGTTCCTCCATGACCTCGCGGGCATGGGACTCACCGGCTTCGTCGAGCCGCTGCGGCGCATCCCGCATCTGTTCGCGCTGCGGCGGACGCTGGCCGCGCGCATGCGCACCGAGCGCCCCGACGCGCTCGTGGTCATCGACTACTACGGCTTCAACCGCCACGTCCTCGCCGCGGGCCGCGACGCGGGCGTGAAGACCCTGTACTACGTGAGCCCCCAGGTCTGGGCCAGCCGTCCGGGCCGCATCCGCGTACTGCGCGGACTCGTCGACCGCATGATCGTCATCTTCCCCTTCGAAGAAGAGCTCTACCGCGCGCAGGGCGTGCCGGTGACCTGGGTCGGGCATCCGCTGCTGGACCTGCTCCCGGCGCCGCGCGACCCCGACGCCTCCGGCGACGGCACCCTGCGCCTGGGCCTGCTCCCCGGAAGCCGCGCCTCCGAGCTCGCGCGCCACCTCCCCGTCCTCCTGCCCGCCGCCGAGCGCGTCCTGAAGTCCTTCCCGCGCTCGGAGCTGTCGGTCTTCGCCGCGCCGCAGGCCCCCGACGCCCTCTACACGCCCCACCTCGCGGCGTTCGAGCGCCGCACGGGCCGCGCCGTCCGCCTCGTCCGCGACCGGGCCTACGCGGAGCGCGCGCGGCTCGACCTCGCGCTCTGCTCCTCCGGCACCGCCACGCTGGAGAACGCTCTCCTCGGCGTACCGATGGTCGTCGTCTACCGCCTCTCCTGGCCGACCTACGCCCTGGCCCGCGCCCTGGTCCATGTGCGCAACATCGCGATGGCCAACCTCCTCGCCGGCCGCACCCTCGTGCCCGAGCTCATCCAGCACGAGGCCACGCCGGAGCGCATCGCCGACGCCGCTCTGGACCTCCTCGCCGAACCCCGCCGCCTCGCGGCTCTGCGCCGAGAACTGGCCGCCCTGCGCGAGAAGCTCGGCGGCCCCGGCGCCACCGGCCGCGCCGCCGCCGCGGTCCTGGAGGCCGCCGTCGGCCCCGCGCCCGCGCGCGAGGAGGTCCGCGCATGA
- the lpxD gene encoding UDP-3-O-(3-hydroxymyristoyl)glucosamine N-acyltransferase, which yields MSLRMTLKELAERTGCVLEGDPAHEVGAAAGLAEAGPSDVSFLENPKYAEQVAVTKAGAVFLHDSAKGKPGPANRLYCAQPKWAYAQWLALIDKERRRTEPPLVSPKADVHREAVLGKDVFVGPFATIGARTIIGERSSIGAHCAIGYNVRIGKDCVVHPNVVIYDFCELKDRVELHSGTVVGSDGYGYWTDPKTGEHRKIPQIGRVVLEDDVEVGSNVSLDRATTGETRIGAGTKIDNLVQVGHNVRMGRSCLIVSQAGIAGSTALGNGVVLAGQAGVAGHLTIGDGVVVTAQTGVMNDVEPKTILFGSPARPHREAMKLQAIFSKLPEMYQAFKELRRKAEEAPR from the coding sequence ATGAGTCTGCGGATGACCCTGAAGGAGCTCGCCGAGCGGACCGGCTGCGTCCTGGAGGGAGACCCCGCCCATGAGGTCGGCGCCGCCGCGGGGCTCGCGGAGGCCGGCCCCTCGGACGTCTCGTTCCTGGAGAACCCCAAGTACGCCGAGCAGGTCGCCGTCACGAAGGCCGGCGCGGTGTTCCTCCACGACTCCGCCAAGGGCAAGCCCGGCCCGGCGAACCGACTCTACTGCGCGCAGCCCAAGTGGGCCTACGCCCAGTGGCTGGCGCTCATCGACAAGGAGCGCCGCCGCACGGAGCCGCCGCTCGTCTCTCCCAAGGCCGACGTGCACCGCGAGGCCGTGCTCGGAAAAGACGTCTTCGTCGGCCCGTTCGCGACGATCGGCGCCCGCACCATCATCGGCGAACGCAGCTCCATCGGCGCGCACTGCGCGATCGGCTACAACGTCCGCATCGGCAAGGACTGCGTCGTCCATCCCAACGTCGTGATCTACGACTTCTGCGAGCTCAAGGACCGCGTCGAGCTCCACTCGGGGACCGTCGTCGGCTCCGACGGCTACGGCTATTGGACCGACCCGAAGACCGGAGAGCACCGGAAGATCCCCCAGATCGGACGCGTGGTCCTCGAGGACGACGTCGAAGTCGGCTCGAACGTCTCGCTCGACCGCGCGACGACCGGGGAGACCCGCATCGGCGCCGGCACGAAGATCGACAACCTCGTCCAGGTCGGCCACAACGTGCGCATGGGCCGCAGCTGCCTGATCGTCTCCCAGGCCGGCATCGCCGGCTCGACGGCCCTCGGGAACGGCGTGGTCCTCGCCGGCCAGGCGGGCGTGGCCGGGCACCTCACGATCGGGGACGGCGTCGTCGTCACGGCGCAGACCGGCGTGATGAACGACGTCGAGCCGAAGACCATCCTGTTCGGCTCTCCGGCCCGCCCGCACCGCGAGGCGATGAAGCTGCAGGCGATCTTCTCGAAGCTGCCGGAGATGTATCAGGCTTTCAAGGAACTGCGACGCAAGGCCGAGGAGGCCCCGCGATGA
- a CDS encoding OmpH family outer membrane protein: MLSLLAAVALAALPRSARSLEVSLEENRGERGSIGYVDLHRVFQRFPETHKARQSFQEIVRQAEEQVNLRKAELVALRADLSRLILERELLQKTPLAVPAPEPAKPPETVPAAPAPLEAKLAVAEPPKPEAPKPEATKPEAAQPPLPDLKLPAREEMTLPGMNKPLTINLPGLTTGPVQIEPPVQEAAKPAETPTPAEPPTPAESPKPAEPAAVPVLPPPPPQPTTADLEAAALRSRQDRLAILDAQSDAKRKEIAAKEEEALKHQEQVEKNLLELESRRSEILLGKIYTVVQEVARENGVSVVVDKGQILFGQKTVDLTEKVLKKLEGL; the protein is encoded by the coding sequence TTGCTTTCCCTCCTCGCCGCCGTCGCCCTCGCCGCCCTCCCGCGCAGCGCCCGCTCCCTCGAGGTCAGCCTCGAGGAGAACCGCGGCGAACGCGGCAGCATCGGCTACGTCGACCTGCACCGCGTCTTCCAGCGCTTCCCCGAGACGCACAAAGCGCGCCAGAGCTTCCAGGAGATCGTCCGGCAGGCCGAAGAGCAGGTGAACCTGCGCAAGGCGGAGCTGGTGGCGCTGCGCGCAGACCTCTCGCGGCTCATCCTCGAGCGCGAGCTGCTCCAGAAGACCCCGCTCGCGGTCCCCGCGCCCGAACCGGCGAAGCCCCCGGAGACGGTTCCGGCCGCTCCCGCGCCCCTCGAAGCCAAGCTCGCGGTGGCTGAGCCGCCCAAGCCCGAAGCCCCGAAGCCTGAGGCCACGAAGCCTGAGGCCGCGCAGCCTCCATTGCCCGACCTCAAGCTCCCCGCCAGGGAGGAGATGACGCTCCCGGGCATGAACAAGCCGCTGACCATCAACCTGCCCGGCCTCACCACCGGACCGGTGCAGATCGAGCCCCCCGTCCAGGAGGCCGCCAAGCCGGCGGAGACTCCGACGCCCGCCGAGCCCCCGACGCCCGCCGAATCCCCGAAACCCGCGGAGCCGGCCGCCGTTCCCGTCCTCCCGCCGCCTCCCCCGCAGCCCACGACCGCCGACCTCGAGGCCGCCGCACTCCGCTCGCGACAGGACCGGCTCGCCATCCTCGACGCCCAGTCCGACGCCAAGCGCAAGGAGATCGCCGCGAAGGAAGAAGAGGCCCTCAAACACCAGGAGCAGGTCGAGAAGAACCTCCTGGAGCTGGAGAGCCGGCGCTCCGAGATCCTGCTCGGCAAGATCTATACCGTCGTCCAGGAGGTCGCTCGCGAGAACGGCGTCAGCGTCGTCGTCGACAAGGGGCAGATCCTCTTCGGCCAGAAGACCGTGGACCTCACGGAGAAGGTCCTCAAGAAGTTGGAGGGCCTATGA
- the bamA gene encoding outer membrane protein assembly factor BamA, with the protein MARRAVVLTALLVTAFVLGSQAQEKAPENAASVSSPPVGASSASASVPLPSGEPAASTAPVSVPVVSTAAASAPAVSTAAVSVAADPVLAQIQVRGVAPGEEAAVLALLQAKEMSEYSSAQEERDRQALLATGRFSSVRLQRIPLSPTHFRLDVELAPAAAKAPEPAQPGVPKAPWVIGELALSGNKRVKFNVVRTQVKARTGDLYERFDLDKDIQAILGLGQFERVAADIVPMPEKPVPAHLLGVAGSTVAIKLTFMVEEKALVKKIRVEGQKGLSKGRLLDETTLKQKDPFDRVKLRTDEDKILEFYRKKGYLQAVVRSTWTMDEAQKQVEILYTMVEGPKSRIEEVRITGATAFKPKKLAKKMENRRKKVYDEKKFPEDLKKIETLYKNEGYLDFKILSSSVSFSPDGAKIFIDLALEEGRQYRYGDTTFSGHYVYKSTDLAKALEYRKGKLFSQERFESSIRNLQELYAEKGRLRTKVTPVKTYNSSSTFMDVRFDIEEGNIVYVDHIDIEGNKTTKTYVFRRELTIREGQPFCVSKVRKSQEKIMNLGFIDDVQMDIQSPIDPDKADLTFEVAEGKPGMLTAGAGFSSLDGLVGQLSLQHLNLFGRAQRASVQWSFGSRVQDYSVSWTTPWVADRPVSLGLDAFNTRRISPYESTSNAYTNKRIGGGVRVGPRFQDDKYQLSFNYTFQEISITNVQDQFRGTITEGTSIQSTFGVELARDTRDNIWDPARGSRNGLGAQLTGGPFMGDIHFFKPYLFDSAHFTLFTVNEWPFVLSFNNRAGYVTQFSETRLVPVYERYFIGGQDSLRGYSYAGEAGWPDGGKVYDVANIEFGFPLARERRKSIVKFIAFFDAGGAWDNMRSARLSIGPGPHDIKTDVGFGIRFVTPAFPIRLDWGYGLNHRPGEQRYQVNFGIGPMF; encoded by the coding sequence GTGGCCCGACGCGCAGTCGTCCTCACCGCCCTTCTCGTCACGGCGTTCGTCCTGGGGTCCCAAGCCCAGGAAAAAGCCCCTGAGAACGCGGCCTCCGTCAGCTCCCCCCCCGTCGGGGCGAGCAGCGCCTCCGCGTCCGTCCCGCTTCCCTCAGGAGAACCCGCCGCCTCCACCGCACCGGTCTCCGTCCCCGTCGTCTCCACCGCGGCGGCCTCGGCCCCCGCCGTCTCCACCGCGGCGGTCTCCGTCGCCGCTGACCCCGTCCTGGCGCAGATCCAGGTCCGCGGGGTCGCACCGGGAGAGGAAGCGGCCGTCCTCGCCCTGCTGCAGGCGAAGGAGATGTCGGAGTACAGCTCCGCGCAGGAAGAGCGCGACCGACAGGCCCTTCTCGCCACCGGACGCTTCTCGAGCGTCCGCCTCCAGCGCATCCCCCTCTCCCCGACCCACTTCCGCCTCGACGTCGAGCTGGCCCCGGCCGCCGCGAAGGCTCCCGAGCCCGCGCAGCCCGGCGTCCCCAAGGCCCCCTGGGTCATCGGCGAACTCGCGCTGAGCGGGAACAAGCGGGTGAAGTTCAACGTCGTGCGCACCCAGGTCAAGGCCCGTACCGGAGACCTCTACGAGCGCTTCGACCTCGACAAGGACATCCAGGCCATCCTCGGCCTCGGGCAGTTCGAGCGCGTGGCCGCCGACATCGTCCCCATGCCGGAGAAGCCGGTCCCGGCCCACCTGCTGGGCGTCGCGGGCTCCACGGTCGCGATCAAGCTGACCTTCATGGTCGAGGAGAAGGCGCTGGTCAAGAAGATCCGCGTCGAAGGCCAGAAGGGCCTCTCGAAGGGACGCCTCCTCGACGAGACGACCCTCAAGCAGAAGGACCCTTTCGACCGCGTGAAGCTCCGCACCGACGAGGACAAGATCCTCGAGTTCTACCGCAAGAAGGGCTACCTCCAGGCGGTGGTCCGCTCGACCTGGACGATGGACGAGGCTCAGAAGCAGGTCGAGATCCTCTACACCATGGTCGAGGGCCCGAAGTCGCGCATCGAAGAAGTCCGCATCACCGGCGCGACGGCCTTCAAGCCGAAGAAGCTGGCGAAGAAGATGGAGAACCGGCGCAAGAAGGTCTACGACGAGAAGAAGTTCCCCGAGGACCTCAAGAAGATCGAGACCCTCTACAAGAACGAGGGCTATCTCGACTTCAAGATCCTCTCCTCCTCGGTCTCCTTCTCCCCCGACGGCGCGAAGATCTTCATCGACCTCGCGCTCGAAGAGGGCCGCCAGTACCGCTACGGCGACACGACCTTCTCCGGCCACTACGTCTACAAGTCCACGGACCTGGCCAAAGCGCTCGAATACCGCAAGGGAAAGCTCTTCAGCCAGGAGCGCTTCGAGAGCTCGATCCGCAACCTCCAGGAGCTCTACGCCGAGAAGGGCCGGCTGCGCACGAAAGTGACGCCGGTGAAGACCTACAACTCCTCCTCCACCTTCATGGACGTGCGCTTCGACATCGAGGAAGGCAACATCGTCTACGTCGACCACATCGACATCGAGGGCAACAAGACCACGAAGACCTACGTCTTCCGCCGCGAACTGACCATCCGGGAAGGGCAGCCCTTCTGCGTCTCCAAGGTCCGCAAGAGCCAGGAGAAGATCATGAACCTCGGGTTCATCGACGATGTCCAGATGGACATCCAGAGCCCGATCGACCCGGACAAGGCCGACCTCACCTTCGAGGTGGCCGAAGGCAAGCCGGGCATGCTCACCGCCGGCGCCGGCTTCTCCTCCCTCGACGGGCTCGTCGGACAGCTCTCGCTGCAGCACCTCAACCTCTTCGGCCGCGCCCAGCGCGCCTCGGTGCAGTGGTCCTTCGGCTCCCGCGTGCAGGACTACAGCGTGTCCTGGACCACCCCCTGGGTCGCCGACCGCCCGGTCAGCCTCGGCCTCGACGCCTTCAACACGCGCCGCATCTCCCCCTACGAGAGCACCTCCAACGCCTACACGAACAAGCGCATCGGCGGCGGCGTGCGCGTGGGCCCCCGCTTCCAGGACGACAAGTACCAGCTCAGCTTCAACTACACCTTCCAGGAGATCTCCATCACGAACGTGCAGGACCAGTTCCGCGGAACGATCACGGAGGGGACGAGCATCCAATCCACCTTCGGCGTCGAGCTCGCCCGCGACACCCGCGACAACATCTGGGACCCGGCGCGCGGCTCGCGCAACGGACTCGGCGCGCAGCTGACGGGCGGACCGTTCATGGGCGACATCCACTTCTTCAAGCCCTACCTCTTCGACTCCGCCCACTTCACCCTCTTCACCGTCAACGAATGGCCCTTCGTGCTCTCGTTCAACAACCGCGCCGGCTACGTGACGCAGTTCAGCGAGACCCGGCTCGTGCCGGTCTACGAGCGCTACTTCATCGGAGGCCAGGATTCCCTGCGCGGCTACAGCTACGCCGGCGAAGCCGGCTGGCCCGACGGCGGCAAGGTCTACGACGTCGCCAACATCGAGTTCGGCTTCCCGCTCGCGCGCGAACGGCGCAAGAGCATCGTGAAGTTCATCGCTTTCTTCGACGCCGGCGGAGCCTGGGACAACATGCGCTCGGCGCGCCTGTCCATCGGCCCGGGCCCGCACGACATCAAGACGGACGTCGGCTTCGGCATCCGCTTCGTGACGCCGGCGTTCCCCATCCGGCTCGACTGGGGCTACGGTCTCAACCACCGCCCCGGAGAGCAGAGGTACCAGGTCAACTTCGGCATCGGCCCGATGTTCTGA
- the fabZ gene encoding 3-hydroxyacyl-ACP dehydratase FabZ has product MSGTARLLGPVEVQALLPHRHPFLLVDAVEVLEPGKKAVGRKGVTMNEPFFPGHFPGRPLMPGVLILEALAQTAGVLLADDGTLAGKLGVFIGIEEAKFRHPVTPGSLLELHVEVLRSGSRAAKVRGVAYIAGGTSVLSAKGPSRKEGEQRDGHAAPLSASGTAREEHGLRAAEAVMTFAFMEKP; this is encoded by the coding sequence GTGAGCGGCACCGCGCGCCTCCTCGGACCCGTCGAGGTCCAGGCGCTTCTGCCCCACCGGCACCCCTTCCTGCTCGTGGACGCCGTCGAGGTCCTCGAGCCGGGGAAGAAGGCCGTCGGCCGCAAGGGCGTGACGATGAACGAACCGTTCTTCCCGGGCCATTTCCCCGGACGGCCGCTCATGCCCGGAGTCCTCATCCTCGAAGCCCTCGCCCAGACGGCCGGCGTCCTGCTCGCCGACGACGGCACCCTCGCGGGCAAGCTCGGGGTCTTCATCGGCATCGAGGAGGCGAAGTTCCGCCATCCCGTGACCCCGGGAAGCCTGCTCGAGCTGCACGTCGAAGTCCTCCGTTCGGGCTCCCGCGCCGCCAAGGTGCGCGGAGTCGCGTACATCGCCGGCGGGACCTCGGTCCTTAGCGCCAAAGGTCCGTCGCGAAAGGAGGGCGAACAGCGCGACGGACACGCCGCGCCCTTGAGCGCGTCAGGGACGGCGCGAGAGGAACACGGCCTGCGCGCCGCCGAGGCCGTCATGACGTTCGCCTTCATGGAGAAGCCATGA